In one window of Rhodoglobus vestalii DNA:
- a CDS encoding YqaJ viral recombinase family protein, whose amino-acid sequence MQPELDLWQPVTPNHHDRIVAHSEDRVAWLRARSRGVTATDAARLATEQSLRGVVQSKLLGSGFSGNAFTDHGRLREPEIARWVRAQHGIHSSSALFHAHDQPLHLATPDGVAVIDGAVVLSEIKTTQRAWRSIPRSYLRQVWWQQYVLGADRTLVVWEQHDDFVPVRAEPKWLWVDRDEDQIHALVSLADRLLDLMRAPQ is encoded by the coding sequence ATGCAACCGGAACTCGATCTGTGGCAACCTGTTACGCCCAATCACCATGACCGGATTGTTGCCCACTCCGAAGATCGGGTTGCTTGGCTTCGCGCTCGAAGTCGAGGAGTGACCGCTACGGATGCCGCCCGACTTGCCACCGAACAATCGTTGCGTGGGGTGGTGCAGAGCAAGCTGCTTGGCTCCGGTTTTTCTGGCAACGCCTTCACCGATCATGGTCGCTTGAGAGAGCCGGAGATTGCGCGGTGGGTGCGCGCGCAGCACGGAATCCACTCGAGTTCTGCGCTTTTCCATGCCCACGATCAGCCACTCCATTTGGCAACACCCGACGGCGTTGCGGTAATTGACGGTGCTGTGGTGCTGTCAGAGATCAAGACGACGCAGAGAGCGTGGCGCAGCATCCCGCGCTCCTACCTTCGTCAGGTCTGGTGGCAACAGTATGTGCTGGGTGCCGACCGCACACTGGTGGTGTGGGAGCAGCACGACGACTTTGTTCCGGTTCGTGCCGAGCCGAAGTGGCTCTGGGTTGACCGGGATGAGGATCAGATTCATGCGCTGGTGAGCCTTGCCGATCGACTCCTTGATCTGATGCGAGCACCGCAGTAA
- a CDS encoding DUF998 domain-containing protein: MTVVAPQRIALDAREGYAAVAGSIAVGAALLLIWMSRLTIPREVYVSELGAVGEPTARTFEVALLLIVAGGSAVAWAARSVRAWPPLLSIGSPALSLWVGCAFFLIASQVTCTSGCPLPYGPTFTWQDFIHTLAAVIAFAAACWAMIQTSFAREHRVLARMSLITAIAVAVIAGTGGLFSLFRFQVELGSRLEFVATTIAIAWLMMLGAVIALRKLGRARAS; the protein is encoded by the coding sequence ATGACCGTAGTTGCGCCGCAGCGCATCGCCCTCGATGCGCGGGAAGGCTACGCCGCGGTTGCGGGCAGCATTGCTGTCGGCGCCGCACTGCTGCTCATCTGGATGTCGCGGCTCACGATCCCGCGGGAGGTCTACGTCAGCGAACTTGGAGCAGTGGGGGAACCGACCGCCCGGACTTTTGAGGTCGCACTGCTGCTCATCGTGGCAGGAGGTTCTGCCGTTGCGTGGGCTGCGAGGAGTGTTCGAGCGTGGCCACCGCTACTATCAATCGGTTCTCCTGCGCTCTCACTCTGGGTCGGGTGCGCATTCTTTCTTATTGCGTCGCAGGTCACCTGCACTTCGGGATGCCCGCTGCCGTACGGGCCCACGTTCACCTGGCAGGACTTCATCCACACACTCGCTGCGGTCATTGCTTTCGCGGCAGCCTGTTGGGCGATGATTCAAACATCGTTCGCACGAGAGCACCGCGTACTGGCGCGCATGTCCCTGATCACTGCCATTGCTGTGGCCGTGATTGCCGGAACCGGAGGGCTATTCTCTCTTTTCCGTTTTCAGGTTGAGCTGGGAAGCCGGCTCGAGTTTGTCGCGACGACCATCGCAATCGCCTGGCTTATGATGCTGGGTGCCGTCATTGCTCTGCGCAAACTGGGGCGCGCGCGAGCAAGCTAG
- a CDS encoding GNAT family N-acetyltransferase has translation MTVTVRPAGAADAELLHALARETFPLACPSNTTPEAIAEFIALHLSADSFRGYLNDATREILVAEVDGEAAGYVLLHAHEPHDADVAAAVTVRPIIELSKCYVLADFHGAGVAGALVDTGIAQARANGFAAMWLGVNQENIRANRFYEKMGFRLVGTKRFLVGERWEDDYVRELLLGANASSRALEF, from the coding sequence GTGACCGTGACTGTTCGCCCTGCTGGGGCAGCCGATGCTGAACTTCTGCATGCGCTCGCCCGCGAAACCTTCCCTCTGGCATGTCCGTCAAACACCACTCCAGAAGCGATCGCAGAATTCATCGCTCTGCATCTCTCCGCAGACTCCTTTCGTGGTTACCTCAACGATGCCACCCGAGAAATTCTTGTGGCTGAGGTTGATGGTGAGGCCGCCGGGTACGTGCTGCTGCACGCCCACGAGCCCCATGATGCGGATGTCGCGGCTGCGGTCACCGTGCGGCCAATCATCGAGCTCAGCAAGTGTTACGTTCTCGCCGACTTCCACGGCGCAGGGGTGGCGGGTGCGCTCGTCGACACCGGGATTGCTCAAGCGCGGGCAAACGGGTTCGCCGCTATGTGGCTCGGTGTTAACCAAGAAAATATTCGCGCCAATCGCTTCTACGAGAAGATGGGGTTTCGCCTCGTCGGCACCAAGAGGTTTCTTGTCGGCGAGCGGTGGGAAGACGACTACGTTCGGGAGCTTCTTCTCGGCGCAAACGCCTCTTCCCGTGCTCTAGAATTCTGA
- the rplA gene encoding 50S ribosomal protein L1: MSKNSKAYKAAVDKLEDGKFYTPTEAVTVARETGSKKFDSTVEVALRLGVDPRKADQMVRGTVILPHGTGKTARVIVFATGPAAEAALAAGADEVGGAELIEKVAAGYTSFDAAVSTPELMGQVGRLGKVLGPRGLMPNPKTGTVTPDTAKAVSDIKGGKIEFRVDKHSNVHFIVGKTAFTAEQLDENIKAALEEVLRAKPSSSKGRYITKATVSTTFGPGIPVDVNSI, encoded by the coding sequence ATGTCCAAGAATTCCAAGGCATACAAGGCCGCCGTCGACAAGCTCGAAGACGGCAAGTTCTACACGCCCACCGAGGCTGTCACTGTTGCTCGCGAGACCGGCTCGAAGAAGTTCGATTCCACCGTTGAGGTAGCTCTTCGTTTGGGTGTCGACCCTCGCAAAGCCGACCAGATGGTTCGTGGCACGGTTATCCTGCCCCACGGCACGGGTAAGACTGCTCGCGTTATCGTTTTCGCAACCGGTCCCGCCGCCGAGGCAGCTCTCGCTGCTGGTGCTGACGAGGTCGGTGGCGCAGAGCTCATCGAGAAGGTTGCTGCCGGCTACACCAGCTTCGACGCTGCTGTTTCGACCCCTGAGCTCATGGGCCAGGTTGGTCGTTTGGGTAAGGTTCTTGGCCCCCGTGGCCTCATGCCGAACCCGAAGACCGGAACGGTTACCCCAGACACAGCCAAGGCTGTTTCTGACATCAAGGGCGGAAAGATCGAATTCCGTGTCGACAAGCACTCCAACGTGCACTTCATTGTTGGCAAGACGGCATTCACCGCCGAGCAGCTTGACGAGAACATCAAGGCAGCGCTCGAAGAAGTTCTTCGCGCCAAGCCCAGTTCCTCGAAGGGTCGCTACATCACCAAGGCAACAGTTTCCACGACCTTTGGTCCTGGTATCCCGGTCGACGTCAACTCGATCTAG
- the rplK gene encoding 50S ribosomal protein L11 has protein sequence MAPKKKKVTGLIKLQIQAGAANPAPPIGPALGQHGVNIMEFCKAYNAATEAQRGNVIPVEITVYEDRSFTFILKTPPAAELIKKAAGVAKGSGTPHTVKVAQLSKDQVRTIAEQKMADLNANDIDGAMKIIAGTARSMGITVEA, from the coding sequence ATGGCACCGAAGAAAAAGAAGGTTACAGGTCTGATTAAGCTTCAGATCCAAGCCGGCGCCGCCAACCCCGCACCGCCCATCGGGCCTGCGCTGGGTCAGCACGGCGTTAACATCATGGAGTTCTGCAAGGCGTACAACGCCGCTACCGAGGCACAGCGTGGAAACGTTATCCCGGTAGAGATCACCGTGTACGAGGATCGTTCATTCACGTTCATCCTCAAAACCCCACCGGCAGCAGAACTCATCAAGAAAGCTGCGGGAGTCGCTAAGGGTTCGGGCACACCGCACACCGTCAAGGTTGCGCAGCTCAGCAAAGACCAGGTTCGTACGATCGCCGAGCAGAAGATGGCTGACCTCAACGCCAACGACATTGACGGCGCAATGAAGATCATCGCGGGCACTGCTCGTTCGATGGGAATCACGGTGGAGGCATAA
- the nusG gene encoding transcription termination/antitermination protein NusG — MSENHREDSELATAAEQSSEEDEAQTGNTLAEAERSEDSAEHQAMHVEDGSTDVDADLAGLLEALDAAADPEADAVVNDALDIDDAAEADASVAATDDEAADDAETADADAETADADADADAETADAAALEEVEVDPYAEFRMDLKLQPGKWYVIHSYAGFEKRVKHNIETRKVSMAMEDYVFQVEVPMEDVVEIKNGQRKLVNRVRIPGYVLVRMDLNEDSWSVVRHTPGVTGFVGNAHNPVPLRFEEAFNMLKSLVEIVEAPATKGSSTKGKTAARSIPAEIDFEIGETITIKEGSFAGLPGSISEIKAESGKLIVLVSLFERETPVELSFDQVTKL, encoded by the coding sequence GTGTCCGAGAACCACCGCGAAGACTCCGAGCTAGCTACGGCAGCCGAGCAGTCCTCCGAGGAGGATGAGGCGCAGACGGGGAACACCCTGGCTGAGGCAGAGCGTTCAGAAGATTCCGCTGAGCACCAAGCGATGCACGTCGAAGATGGTTCGACCGATGTCGATGCCGATCTTGCCGGCCTCCTTGAAGCTCTGGATGCCGCGGCTGACCCCGAGGCAGACGCTGTAGTAAACGACGCACTTGACATTGATGACGCGGCCGAGGCTGATGCGTCCGTCGCGGCCACTGATGACGAAGCAGCGGATGACGCCGAGACCGCTGACGCTGACGCCGAGACCGCTGACGCTGACGCTGACGCTGACGCCGAGACCGCTGACGCTGCGGCCCTCGAAGAGGTTGAGGTCGACCCCTACGCCGAGTTCCGCATGGATCTCAAGCTTCAGCCGGGCAAGTGGTACGTCATCCACTCCTACGCCGGGTTCGAGAAGCGCGTCAAGCACAACATTGAGACCCGCAAGGTATCGATGGCGATGGAAGACTACGTTTTCCAGGTTGAAGTGCCGATGGAAGATGTTGTCGAAATCAAGAATGGCCAGCGCAAGCTGGTCAACCGCGTTCGCATCCCGGGCTACGTTCTGGTTCGCATGGACCTTAACGAAGACAGCTGGTCCGTTGTTCGTCACACCCCAGGAGTTACCGGCTTCGTCGGCAACGCTCACAACCCGGTACCGCTGCGCTTCGAAGAAGCTTTCAACATGCTGAAGAGCCTTGTTGAAATCGTCGAAGCCCCCGCAACCAAGGGTTCGTCGACCAAGGGCAAGACTGCGGCGCGTTCCATTCCGGCCGAGATCGACTTCGAGATCGGCGAGACCATCACCATCAAGGAGGGTTCGTTCGCGGGTCTTCCCGGATCGATCAGCGAGATCAAGGCCGAGAGCGGAAAGCTCATCGTTCTCGTTTCACTTTTCGAGCGCGAGACCCCGGTCGAGCTCAGCTTCGATCAGGTCACCAAGCTTTAA
- the secE gene encoding preprotein translocase subunit SecE, which translates to MAKKDVDVPSEDVVAKAKKDSEQRRGPFGRMVLFIRQVLNELKKVVTPTRRELVSFTLVVLVFVVIMMGIVSGLDFGFSALVNFLFGDPNLAI; encoded by the coding sequence GTGGCCAAGAAAGACGTAGACGTGCCCAGCGAGGACGTCGTCGCCAAGGCGAAGAAGGATAGCGAGCAACGTCGTGGACCCTTCGGGCGCATGGTTCTTTTTATCCGCCAGGTACTCAACGAGCTCAAGAAGGTAGTGACGCCAACACGGCGTGAACTGGTCAGCTTTACACTCGTGGTCCTTGTCTTCGTCGTCATCATGATGGGTATCGTTTCCGGGCTCGATTTTGGGTTTAGTGCGCTGGTGAACTTCTTGTTCGGCGATCCCAACTTGGCTATTTAG
- a CDS encoding pyridoxal phosphate-dependent aminotransferase: MTSPRLSARISAIAESATLKVDAKAKSLLAAGRPIISYAAGEPDFATPANIVDAASLAVLDPKNHRYTPAAGLPELREAIAAKTLRDSGLEVGINQIVVTNGGKQAVYQAFATLVDAGDEVIVPTPYWTTYPEAIKLAGGTMVDVFAGADQGYLVTVEQLEAARTDKTKVLLFVSPSNPTGAVYTPEQTKAIGEWALEHGIWVISDDIYQNLVYDGVRAVSIVEAVPALADTTILVNGVAKSYSMTGWRLGWMVGPVDAMKGAANLQSHLTSNVSNISQRAAIEALTGPQEAVEEMRVAFDRRRKLMVSELNKIEGLHCPTPEGAFYVYPDVAGLLNREWGGVTPTTSLELADLILDQAEVAVVPGEAFGPSGYLRLSYALGDDALLEGVQRLQKLFS, translated from the coding sequence GTGACCTCACCTCGCCTCTCCGCCCGAATTTCCGCTATCGCCGAATCGGCCACTCTCAAGGTGGATGCCAAGGCTAAGTCCCTTCTCGCGGCCGGTCGCCCGATCATTAGCTATGCGGCGGGTGAACCTGACTTCGCGACCCCGGCGAACATTGTGGATGCCGCATCCCTGGCAGTGCTCGACCCCAAGAACCACCGCTACACGCCCGCAGCCGGACTTCCAGAACTGCGTGAAGCGATTGCAGCAAAGACCTTGCGCGACAGCGGCCTCGAGGTGGGCATCAACCAGATCGTTGTCACCAACGGGGGCAAACAGGCCGTCTATCAGGCCTTCGCCACTCTGGTCGACGCGGGTGACGAAGTGATCGTTCCCACCCCGTACTGGACCACCTACCCCGAAGCAATCAAACTCGCCGGTGGCACCATGGTCGATGTCTTCGCCGGTGCCGACCAGGGTTACCTCGTGACCGTCGAACAGCTTGAAGCGGCTCGCACCGACAAGACGAAGGTGCTGCTCTTCGTTTCACCGTCGAACCCCACCGGCGCCGTGTACACACCCGAGCAGACGAAAGCCATCGGCGAGTGGGCTCTCGAGCACGGCATCTGGGTGATCAGCGATGACATCTACCAAAACCTCGTCTACGACGGAGTGCGTGCCGTCTCGATCGTCGAGGCCGTTCCGGCACTGGCCGACACCACAATTCTGGTGAACGGTGTCGCCAAGAGCTACTCAATGACCGGCTGGCGACTCGGCTGGATGGTCGGCCCCGTGGACGCCATGAAGGGAGCGGCAAACCTCCAGTCGCACCTCACCAGCAATGTCTCCAATATCTCCCAGCGTGCCGCCATCGAAGCCCTCACCGGCCCGCAGGAAGCTGTCGAAGAGATGCGCGTCGCCTTCGACCGCCGCCGAAAGCTGATGGTCTCTGAGCTCAACAAGATCGAAGGGCTCCACTGCCCCACACCCGAGGGTGCGTTCTATGTGTACCCAGATGTTGCGGGGCTACTCAATCGCGAATGGGGCGGGGTCACCCCCACAACAAGTCTCGAACTCGCCGACCTCATTCTCGACCAGGCCGAAGTTGCCGTTGTGCCGGGCGAAGCATTCGGGCCCAGCGGCTACCTGCGCCTCTCCTACGCCCTTGGCGACGACGCGCTACTCGAAGGCGTACAACGCCTGCAGAAGCTCTTCAGCTAA
- a CDS encoding HEAT repeat domain-containing protein, whose translation MDTTPPRDDAADGATAAGAAARLRAALTATPPSVRLQAAMAAGTHPRTEYVSVLLERCAIEPDLNVRETLTWALMRHPASITVPLLIDEVQSAHAQARSQALHTLSKIGDPQGWAAITPKVLNDADDSVARTAWRVAAVLVPDGREHELARILVAHLGRGDRDAQMSLSRALITLGDSASPLLKRIAESGNERARVHAIATNLLRDSPTDGFDAAVFDAELQVMLVDAAAAADEVNGDPGAEPGTDGD comes from the coding sequence ATGGACACCACGCCACCGCGTGACGATGCTGCTGATGGTGCCACTGCTGCCGGTGCCGCCGCCCGACTCAGAGCTGCGCTCACTGCCACTCCCCCATCGGTGCGGTTGCAAGCCGCGATGGCTGCTGGCACCCATCCGCGCACCGAATATGTGTCCGTGCTGCTAGAGCGATGTGCAATCGAACCCGATCTCAACGTTCGCGAGACACTCACGTGGGCGCTGATGCGGCATCCGGCGTCGATCACTGTTCCGTTGTTGATTGATGAAGTGCAGTCGGCACATGCGCAAGCGCGAAGCCAAGCGCTGCACACCCTCTCGAAGATTGGTGACCCTCAAGGGTGGGCGGCGATCACACCCAAAGTACTCAACGATGCCGACGACTCTGTTGCCCGCACTGCGTGGCGCGTTGCCGCCGTGCTCGTGCCCGACGGCCGCGAACACGAACTTGCCCGGATACTGGTGGCCCACCTGGGACGCGGCGACCGCGATGCCCAGATGAGCCTCAGTCGCGCACTCATTACCCTCGGCGACAGCGCTTCACCGCTGCTCAAGCGCATCGCAGAAAGCGGAAATGAACGCGCCCGCGTTCATGCGATTGCGACTAACCTATTGCGCGACTCGCCCACCGATGGGTTCGACGCCGCCGTGTTCGACGCCGAATTGCAAGTGATGTTGGTGGATGCCGCGGCCGCGGCCGATGAGGTCAATGGAGATCCCGGTGCAGAACCCGGCACCGACGGCGACTAG
- a CDS encoding ABC transporter ATP-binding protein, whose product MNTTAPVVQVENLRKTYGSFAAVDSVSFEIQRGETFALLGPNGAGKSTTIEILEGYRDRTSGSARVLGVDPGKGGLAWKARLGIVLQSSGESGNVTVREQLTHFAGLYPNPRKVDEVIASVGLEEKTGTLIRKLSGGQRRRVDVALGIIGNPELVFLDEPTTGFDPEARQQFWRLIRRLKADGTSILLTTHYLDEAAQLGDRAGVIAGGKMIDIGAIDELGGAEARVPIVRWRERGGDTVREERTHSPGTLVASLMTNGIEPAGLEVIRPSLEDIYLQLVADHATAHEVENAR is encoded by the coding sequence ATGAACACCACCGCCCCTGTCGTGCAGGTCGAGAATCTGCGCAAAACGTACGGCTCATTTGCCGCCGTCGATTCGGTCAGCTTCGAGATTCAGCGCGGCGAAACCTTCGCCCTGCTGGGCCCCAATGGTGCCGGCAAGTCAACCACGATCGAGATTCTTGAAGGCTACCGGGATCGCACGAGCGGCTCTGCACGCGTTCTAGGCGTCGACCCCGGCAAGGGCGGTCTCGCCTGGAAGGCGCGGCTCGGAATCGTGCTGCAGTCCAGCGGCGAGAGCGGCAATGTGACGGTGCGTGAGCAACTCACCCACTTCGCTGGCCTCTACCCCAACCCGCGCAAAGTTGACGAAGTTATTGCATCGGTGGGACTCGAAGAGAAGACCGGCACCCTCATCCGCAAACTCTCCGGTGGTCAACGACGACGAGTGGATGTTGCGCTTGGCATCATCGGCAACCCCGAGCTTGTGTTCCTCGACGAACCCACCACAGGCTTCGACCCCGAAGCCCGCCAACAATTTTGGCGCCTGATTCGTAGGCTCAAAGCGGATGGCACCAGCATCCTCCTCACCACTCACTACCTCGACGAGGCAGCACAATTGGGTGACCGTGCTGGCGTTATCGCTGGCGGAAAAATGATCGATATTGGTGCAATTGACGAGCTCGGTGGCGCCGAAGCACGGGTACCGATCGTGCGCTGGCGCGAAAGGGGCGGGGACACCGTGCGCGAAGAACGCACCCACAGCCCCGGAACACTCGTGGCATCCCTCATGACCAACGGCATCGAACCGGCTGGGCTCGAAGTCATTCGCCCCAGCCTCGAAGACATCTACCTGCAACTCGTCGCAGACCACGCGACCGCACACGAAGTGGAGAATGCGCGATGA
- a CDS encoding ABC transporter permease → MSTTTSEPKVSTRRTYGINFGRTLNLGLSRIKYEVRGYFRQGDSVFLTFLFPVVMLTIFAVAFSEQNFGTEEEPLTAAAFYLPGMIAAGLILSGLQNMAIDIAMEKSDGTLKRLAGTPLPVMSYFIGKIGQVFVTGVLQATLVLVVASVGFGVELPNEPSKWLTFAWVFVLGVTTSAVLGIALSALPRSGKSATAVVIPIALILQFISGVYLGFSMLPDWLQNFASIFPLKWMAQGMREVFLPASFEVLEQSESWNLPGVAIATGLWLVVGLIVTRITFRWIRKDS, encoded by the coding sequence ATGAGCACCACAACTTCAGAACCGAAGGTCTCCACCCGCCGCACTTATGGCATCAATTTCGGCCGCACCCTGAACCTCGGACTGAGCCGCATCAAGTACGAAGTGCGCGGCTACTTCCGTCAGGGCGATTCGGTGTTCTTGACCTTCCTCTTCCCCGTCGTAATGCTCACGATTTTTGCTGTCGCCTTTAGCGAACAGAACTTCGGAACAGAAGAGGAACCACTGACCGCTGCCGCCTTCTATCTACCAGGGATGATCGCCGCCGGGCTGATACTGAGCGGCCTACAAAACATGGCCATCGACATTGCCATGGAGAAGAGCGACGGCACCCTCAAACGACTCGCCGGCACCCCACTTCCGGTGATGAGCTATTTCATCGGAAAAATCGGGCAAGTATTCGTGACCGGCGTCCTGCAGGCAACACTGGTGCTTGTGGTTGCGAGTGTCGGGTTCGGCGTTGAACTGCCGAACGAACCAAGCAAATGGCTGACCTTCGCTTGGGTCTTTGTGCTCGGTGTCACGACATCCGCCGTGCTGGGGATTGCGCTGAGCGCGCTGCCCCGCAGCGGCAAGAGTGCCACTGCCGTTGTTATTCCTATTGCCCTCATTCTGCAATTCATTTCCGGTGTCTATCTGGGCTTCTCCATGCTGCCCGACTGGTTGCAGAACTTTGCCAGCATCTTCCCTCTCAAGTGGATGGCGCAGGGAATGCGCGAAGTATTCCTTCCCGCGAGCTTCGAAGTTCTTGAGCAATCAGAGAGCTGGAACCTCCCCGGCGTTGCCATCGCCACCGGCCTCTGGCTGGTCGTTGGTCTGATCGTGACGCGCATCACGTTCCGCTGGATCCGCAAGGACAGCTAA
- a CDS encoding UDP-N-acetylmuramate dehydrogenase yields the protein MNDIVHRSSGALADSTMLADLTTIRVGGPAHELFRPTTENELVDTVRTVWQRGDHWLLIGGGSNMVVADEGFDGTVIHIATRGIDVVSQDDNSLRIRVQAGEPWDRLVERLVARGWAGMEALSGIPGSVGAAPIQNIGAYGQEVSSALEGIDFLDYSSGKLVHLSTAELELGYRTSVIKRGRVGVVVAAHFALTASPTSTARYQQLATALSVNVGDEVPVQQVRDTVLALRASKAMVLDPNEPDSVSCGSFFTNPIVPENIARALPADAPRWVIDDEPVADIVVPLGETPAPPPPPKQRMVKLSAAWLIEHSGVPKGFRLPGSRAAVSTKHSLAIVNRTGATAAEVSELSRYIAALVLSRYGIRLQPEPVAVGVELT from the coding sequence ATGAACGACATAGTTCACCGCAGCAGCGGAGCACTCGCTGACAGCACCATGCTCGCCGACCTCACCACCATCCGAGTCGGCGGGCCCGCACACGAACTGTTCCGTCCCACCACCGAAAACGAACTCGTCGACACGGTGCGCACCGTCTGGCAGCGGGGAGACCACTGGCTGCTGATCGGCGGCGGCTCCAATATGGTTGTTGCCGACGAGGGCTTCGACGGTACGGTCATCCACATCGCCACCCGCGGCATCGATGTGGTCTCGCAGGATGACAACTCGCTGCGCATTCGGGTGCAAGCCGGGGAACCGTGGGATCGGCTCGTCGAGCGTCTTGTGGCACGCGGGTGGGCCGGAATGGAAGCACTCAGTGGCATCCCCGGGTCTGTCGGTGCCGCCCCCATCCAAAACATTGGCGCCTATGGTCAAGAGGTGTCGAGCGCCCTAGAGGGCATCGACTTTCTTGACTACTCCAGCGGCAAACTTGTGCACCTGAGCACCGCCGAACTTGAACTCGGATACCGAACCTCCGTCATCAAACGCGGTCGCGTCGGAGTCGTCGTAGCCGCCCATTTTGCGCTCACAGCATCGCCGACCAGCACCGCGCGCTACCAACAACTAGCCACCGCCCTCAGCGTCAACGTCGGGGACGAAGTGCCCGTGCAGCAGGTGCGTGACACCGTGCTGGCCCTGCGCGCATCCAAAGCTATGGTGCTTGATCCGAACGAACCGGACTCTGTGAGCTGTGGCTCATTCTTCACCAACCCGATCGTGCCCGAAAACATTGCCCGAGCACTGCCAGCGGATGCCCCACGTTGGGTTATCGACGACGAACCGGTAGCCGACATTGTTGTTCCGCTCGGCGAAACTCCGGCACCGCCACCGCCACCGAAACAGCGCATGGTGAAACTCAGCGCAGCCTGGCTCATCGAACACTCTGGGGTGCCCAAAGGGTTTCGTCTGCCCGGCTCCCGCGCCGCAGTATCAACCAAACACAGTCTCGCGATCGTGAACCGTACGGGTGCCACCGCTGCCGAAGTTTCCGAACTATCGCGCTACATCGCAGCGCTAGTGCTCAGCAGGTACGGCATCCGGCTGCAGCCAGAGCCTGTCGCTGTCGGTGTCGAACTAACCTAG
- a CDS encoding MaoC/PaaZ C-terminal domain-containing protein, with amino-acid sequence MSDLVVGQELISGTVVLTRFSLVRYAGASGDFNPIHYRDDVAASVGLPGVLAHGMLTMGLAVQPVIDWMGGRGDLVEYGVRFTRPVVVDGNGGVTVSVTAKVGAIEEDVTRIDLTVSAADQTVLGKAQVRVKLHE; translated from the coding sequence ATGAGCGACCTCGTCGTTGGCCAAGAACTTATTAGCGGCACAGTGGTGCTCACCCGCTTCTCCCTCGTGCGCTACGCGGGAGCATCCGGAGACTTCAATCCCATCCACTACCGTGATGACGTTGCCGCTTCCGTTGGCCTGCCAGGAGTGCTCGCCCACGGCATGCTCACCATGGGCCTCGCCGTGCAACCCGTCATTGATTGGATGGGTGGCCGGGGCGACCTCGTCGAATACGGGGTGCGCTTCACCCGCCCCGTTGTCGTCGACGGCAATGGGGGCGTCACCGTTTCGGTAACCGCCAAAGTTGGTGCCATCGAAGAAGATGTGACCCGCATTGATCTCACCGTCAGCGCAGCCGACCAGACCGTGCTTGGTAAAGCCCAAGTGAGGGTCAAACTCCACGAATGA
- a CDS encoding FAS1-like dehydratase domain-containing protein has protein sequence MPVNPELQGRVFPPTSPYLVGREKVREFSRAVFAQSPLNHDPEAAREAGYADVVAPPTFAVVIQEAGLALLLAAPDTGIDFSRIVHGEQKFTYTRPIVAGDELTAILTVTSIRSLGGNDMITAETSISDSAGAHVVTATSVLVMRGTE, from the coding sequence GTGCCAGTAAACCCAGAACTACAGGGCCGGGTATTCCCGCCCACCAGCCCCTACCTCGTCGGGCGCGAAAAAGTGCGCGAATTTTCTCGTGCCGTCTTCGCGCAGAGCCCGCTCAATCACGATCCAGAAGCTGCGAGAGAAGCTGGCTATGCCGACGTTGTCGCACCGCCCACCTTCGCCGTCGTCATCCAAGAAGCAGGTCTTGCCCTGCTCCTGGCAGCCCCCGACACTGGCATCGACTTCTCCCGCATCGTGCACGGCGAACAGAAGTTTACCTACACGCGGCCCATCGTCGCGGGCGACGAACTCACCGCGATTCTGACCGTCACCAGCATCAGATCCCTTGGCGGCAACGACATGATCACCGCAGAAACATCCATCAGTGACAGTGCCGGTGCGCACGTTGTCACCGCTACCTCCGTACTCGTCATGAGAGGCACCGAATGA